Sequence from the Clostridium botulinum genome:
GCTTTATTTTTAGAGTTCATAAAGTAAATTCCTGAATCCACAAGCTTTATACTATAATATTAACCTTTTTTTGTTAAAACACAGAATATACTAATCTTCTTTTAATTCAAATTGTGCAACCATATAGTCTAAGCTTTCCGCTTGTGCTGTTAATTCTTCACTAGCAGCTGTACTTTCTTCTGCTATTGATGAATTAGATTGAATTACATTAGCTATTTCTTCTATTCTTTCATTTATCTTATTAAGAGATTCTGATTGCTCTTCTGCTAAATTAGTTATATTATCAACTAATTCAGTAGCGCCCTTAGTATGTTCTACAACTTCCTTTAATGAGCTTGCTGTATTATCTGCTATTACTTTACCTTCATTAACAGATTCTATTGAATTCTTAATAAGTTCTGTTGTTCTCTTAACTGCTTGTGAGCTTTGTTCTGCAAGCATTCTTACTTCATCAGCAACGACTGCAAAGCCTTTACCAGCTTCCCCTGCTCTAGCTGCTTCTATTGCTGCATTTAAAGCTAATAGGTTTGTTTGTTCAGCTATATCAGCTATTGTCTTTATTATATTTTGTATATTTTTAGATGAAACATCAATGTTACTCATAGCACTTAGCATATTATCCATTTGCTTATTACTATCTTCAATATATGTAACTAATTGATTTACAATTTTATTTGTTCCATTTGCATGTTTAGCTGTATCTTTTAATTGTTCATTAATATATCCAATAGATGCTGTTAATTCTTCTATTGAACCTGCTTGATCAGATGCTCCTTGTGATAATACTTGAGCTACTGAAGATACCTCTTGAGATCCACTTGAAACTTGTTGAGTTGCTTCTCTTATTTGAATAAATGTATTATTCAGTGATGATACTATTTTAATTAAAGATTCTTTTATTCCTACAAAATCACCTTTATATTCACCATCTACATTTATATCAATATTTCCATTGGATATGCTGCTTAAAACATCATCTATTTCTGAAATATATGTTCTTAAATATTCGGCAGTATTATTTAATGCTTTGGCAACATTTCCAAATTCATCTTCTGAATTAATATCTATATTAGCATTTAAATTACCTGCAGCCACTTCATCTGCAAACATACTTATATCTGTTAATGGTTTAAGCATATTAGTTGCAAATTTATATATTGTAACAGTAACTGCTATTATAATTAATGCTGCTATCACTAACATTAGTACTAATAATTTATTACAAATTGAAAATAATTCATTTTCATATACTACATTAACTACAGTCCAGTTAGTTACAGGTACTTTATGATAAAACGCTAGTTTTTTTCCAGATCCCATTCCAAGCTCAGCTATGCCTTTATCTTGAGATTTTATAACAGAAGATAATTTTGACATTTCTTTATCTTCTAATGTATTTATATTTTCTTTCATTACGTATTCTTGATTTGGATGAGATATGAATGTACCCTTATCATCAATTAACATTCCATATCCTTTTTCTCCATATTTTAATTCTTTTACTTTATCTTCTACTACTTCTATTGCTAAACTTGCTGCCGCTCCTATTTTAGCTTGGCCATTTTCATCTTTTTGCCATGCAAACATCATAACAACATTCTTTTGATATGCTTCAGAATATGTAGGATTTAAAATTGTATCATATGGAACTCCATTATTTTTTGAGAACCTTTCAAAAGTATCTTGTAATGCTGCTTTAGCCCAAGGTGAAGTTTTACATTGACCTTCTTTTACATTATAATATCTAGCTAAAAGCTTATTTGTATTCTCTATATTATTCCATTCATTTGGTGCTAATGAATTTACAATGTGTAATGCTGCATATTCATCAGGATATGTATTATTAATAAAAGTCCAACGTGATAAATTCAATTCATCTATAAGAGCTATAGACTCATCATTGTTTTCTAAATTTAAATCAGGATTAAGTTCTAAAACATGCTTTAATACAGGATTTTGGACTATTTCCTTAACTTCTGAAAGTCGTGCATTTAACCAGGTATCAATATGATTAACAGCTTCATCTTCTCTTTCAGACATAAGATTAACTAATTCTTTTTGTATCATGTTTTTGGCAGTACCATATGTTATTGATGTTAATAACAATAATCCAACAGTAACTATTGGTATGATTATTAACATTAATTTAGACTTTACAGACATTTTCTTAAAATCAAGATCAATATTTCTTTTCATGATCATCCTCCTAATAATATCTATTTAATTTAGTTCTATTTTAAATTAATAAAAATATATATTTATTTTTGAAAACTTTTATTATGAAGCCATACGTGATTTAATTCTTCTTGTTTCTTATTTAAACTCTTTCTATCTCTAACTCTTTTAGCTGGTACACCTGCAACTAACACATTTTCTTCAACTTCTTTATTTACCAAAGAACATGCTGCAACTATTCCTTTATTTCTTATTTTTACGCCTGAAAGTACTGTTGAATTAGAATATACCTTTGCATAATCCCCTATTATCACTTCATCATATTCTCTAGAAGAATGATTATCTTCCTTATGACTATGAGTAAAGATTGTTACGCATTCTCCTATGCCAACAAAATTTCCAATCTTAATTCCACCTTTAGAGTCTATAAAAGTTCCCCTATTTATAAACACATCATCACCAATTTCAATATTATCTGGTATATTAAATCTAACGTTTTCTTCAGCTATAAAGTTTTCCCCACAAGATTTAAATAATTTTTTAGCTAAAGTTCTTCTATACGGAATTGCAAAATTAGCTATAAGGCACATTGGCGACTTGTCCAATACATCCCATAAAAAATGTAAATATCTTTTTTCTTCTGAAAGTTCATTTTCTACACCTTTAGGTAAATAATCTCCATACAATTTAATTTCATCTAATATTTCAAATGGAATAGAACAATTTAAAATATCTAAAATTTTTATCATGCCCTCTTTGTCTATTCCAGATTGAATGATACTTTCTATTTGTTGTAATAATTCATCTATTTTCTTCATAAATATCAATAACTATTAATAAATCAATAATTATTTTATCCCTCCCCTTAATATGATTTTCTTCTTTAACAATAAAAAAACTCTATAAATACACTCTAAAAGTTGCTCATTTATATATATTTTTTATATAAAACGTATTCTTAAAAGTTAATTATTATTTTTTCTTTTGCATTCTTAATTTATTTCTCTAGAATTTCAATGATACATTTATTTAAGTTGCTAATATTTTTAGCTACTTACAAATAAAAAAGTATCTATGAATTCATAGACACCAAAATTAAAATTATACAATTGTAAATTAAATGTATTTTGGCAACCTGACGATCATAGAAAATAATTTTTTCCCTTAGACTCATAAGCTTTGCGACCTTATTTTTCAACAAGTGTGCTATTGTCATATATATTTTTTTAACACTAATTATGATAACATTATATACCTTATAATTCAACATTTATTTCATTTTAAAGATAATTTTACGACTTTTACACTCATTATTTTACATGTTTTATTTTTATATTCATTTTCTTACATTTTTATTCGTAAAATCAACTATTATTTTTAATTAAAAATTAATTTATCCTGTTAGCTTTCAACCTAATCTCCCCCAATTTAATTTTATTAAAATAAAAAAATCTATGTATACTTAATGTTTTTTATCATAAAATATACACAGATTTTTTATAGTCTTAAACTAAATTTCTATATCATTATTTAAAATTTTCTTAAATTCTTTAAGTACATCTCTTACTTTATCTTCCTCTAACTGTTTATAGTTTTTTATATACCCCGATGTATCAAGAGATACATATAAATTCTTACTCATTTCAATCCAGTTTTCTGGAATATATACCCATAAAACTTCTTCATAATTACAACTTAAAAGAAAATGTTCCATTCCCCAAAATGAATATTCTTCTATTTCATGCAAGTTATTAAATGCATTATAATCTTTTACTACTTTTGCGTCTAATTTATATTCATATATATCAACATAGAAAAAATCGAATTTTTCTGATTTAGCTTTAAATGCATCTCCATGTATAATCTTAATTTTGTTGTTTATCCCAAAATTTTCTCTATACATTTCTATTACTTCTTCACTTATCTCATATACTATAACTTCATTCACATTAGATTTCTTTGCAATTTTATCTACTACATATCCAAGTCCAAGACCTACAATTCCAACTTTGCCTTTAGCAAATTTTATTGCTTGGTATGAACTTTCTATTTCTTTCGGTGTAAGACGCATTAAACTTTTATCATCTTTTAATAATTGTATTATAGGTAAATCATATTCTTGTGTATTTTCATACATATATCCCTGAAGTCTTATTCCTTTACTACTGTTCTTTTTTATAGAATAACAGTCAAGGGTACATTCATTTATAAGAGAATTATATTCTTGTACTTCTTTTATTATAAAATCTTTACTATATGGTTTCATAAATTTTTCCCTTCTAAAAACTAATATAAAAATTATTATATAAATTATTATTAATAATATAAACCCTTTTAATACTTAAAATTATAACTTTTAACCTTAATACTTTAAAGAGATAAATTACTGGTAAATTATATCATACTTTCTACTTATAAAACTATAATTTGGGTAATTTATAATCTTTTTATTTTATATTTTATATGATATACTTAACTCATTAACATTTTGTTAATCATTTTAATTTAAGTAGGTGATTTATATGAAAAACATTACTATAAGCGAAGAAGCTTATAATGAATTCAAAGGTTTTTTAGATGATAATAACATAACAGATTTTAATATTAGAATAAATTTTGCTGGTGCTGCTTGTAGCGGTCCAATATTTAATATATCAGTATCTCAAGCTACTGATGCTGATGTAGTAGAAAAAATCAATGATGTATCTTTCATTGTTGAAAAAACTTTAATAGATGAATTTGGTGGCTTTATAATACTTTCTACTGATGAAAATGAAGGTAGAGGTCTTACATTAAAACCAGTTATAGCTCCTGCTGGAGGCTGTGGCGGTTCATGTAGTGGATGTCACTAATATATACAATACAACTACTTAATTTAAGTAGTTGTATTTTTTTATTTACTTTCATTAATAATATCTATATTATTAACATTTTCAATATCGCTTACG
This genomic interval carries:
- a CDS encoding methyl-accepting chemotaxis protein; protein product: MKRNIDLDFKKMSVKSKLMLIIIPIVTVGLLLLTSITYGTAKNMIQKELVNLMSEREDEAVNHIDTWLNARLSEVKEIVQNPVLKHVLELNPDLNLENNDESIALIDELNLSRWTFINNTYPDEYAALHIVNSLAPNEWNNIENTNKLLARYYNVKEGQCKTSPWAKAALQDTFERFSKNNGVPYDTILNPTYSEAYQKNVVMMFAWQKDENGQAKIGAAASLAIEVVEDKVKELKYGEKGYGMLIDDKGTFISHPNQEYVMKENINTLEDKEMSKLSSVIKSQDKGIAELGMGSGKKLAFYHKVPVTNWTVVNVVYENELFSICNKLLVLMLVIAALIIIAVTVTIYKFATNMLKPLTDISMFADEVAAGNLNANIDINSEDEFGNVAKALNNTAEYLRTYISEIDDVLSSISNGNIDINVDGEYKGDFVGIKESLIKIVSSLNNTFIQIREATQQVSSGSQEVSSVAQVLSQGASDQAGSIEELTASIGYINEQLKDTAKHANGTNKIVNQLVTYIEDSNKQMDNMLSAMSNIDVSSKNIQNIIKTIADIAEQTNLLALNAAIEAARAGEAGKGFAVVADEVRMLAEQSSQAVKRTTELIKNSIESVNEGKVIADNTASSLKEVVEHTKGATELVDNITNLAEEQSESLNKINERIEEIANVIQSNSSIAEESTAASEELTAQAESLDYMVAQFELKED
- a CDS encoding acyltransferase; the protein is MKKIDELLQQIESIIQSGIDKEGMIKILDILNCSIPFEILDEIKLYGDYLPKGVENELSEEKRYLHFLWDVLDKSPMCLIANFAIPYRRTLAKKLFKSCGENFIAEENVRFNIPDNIEIGDDVFINRGTFIDSKGGIKIGNFVGIGECVTIFTHSHKEDNHSSREYDEVIIGDYAKVYSNSTVLSGVKIRNKGIVAACSLVNKEVEENVLVAGVPAKRVRDRKSLNKKQEELNHVWLHNKSFQK
- a CDS encoding HesB-like protein gives rise to the protein MKNITISEEAYNEFKGFLDDNNITDFNIRINFAGAACSGPIFNISVSQATDADVVEKINDVSFIVEKTLIDEFGGFIILSTDENEGRGLTLKPVIAPAGGCGGSCSGCH